Genomic DNA from Mesorhizobium sp. 131-2-1:
GTTCTCACCGTTTCCGATACGCGCAGCCTTGCCGAGGACAAGTCGGGCCAGACGCTGGCCGACCGTATCGCGGAGGCCGGCCATATCCTCGCCGCCCGCGACATCGTCACCGACGACCGGAAAAAGATCCGCGACAAGGTGCTCGACTGGTCGAAGGACAAAGCCGTCGATGTCGTCATCACCACCGGCGGCACCGGCTTCACCGGCCGCGACGTGACGCCGGAAGCGCTGGAGCCGATCTTCGAAAAGCGGATGGACGGCTTTTCCGAAGTGTTCCACCGCATCTCCTACGACAAGATCGGCACCTC
This window encodes:
- the moaB gene encoding molybdenum cofactor biosynthesis protein B — encoded protein: MARIDESRPFIPVRIAVLTVSDTRSLAEDKSGQTLADRIAEAGHILAARDIVTDDRKKIRDKVLDWSKDKAVDVVITTGGTGFTGRDVTPEALEPIFEKRMDGFSEVFHRISYDKIGTSTIQSRATGGVLNATFVFVLPGSPGACKDAWDGIIKPQLDYRHMPCNFVEIMPRLDEHLKRGGKAG